The DNA region TGGTCCTGTAGTTCTATATACTTACCAAGGTCTGGCATTCATTGACTTCTCCATTTTGTTCTCCCACGTGTCAGCCTCATCCAGGCTCATTTCCCTCAGAGTTATAGGATATTTGGATAATGACCCTGTAaggtaaatattattataatatcgATCTTATAAGGAAATTGAGACATGGAGAGAGGAGAGTAATGACTCTTTTAAACACAGTTTATAGCCAGCATTTTTCTTTGGACCACTGAGTAGTTCTCTAGCTTTAGGGAGCCTTTTGACCTCTCATTCTAAGCTTCAGGCAAGGTGGCTCCTGGATAAAACAGGGATGTATTTTTTGTTAAAGGCTTTTGTGGTGTTCAGGGATGTGGCTGTGGACTTCTCCCAAGAGGAGTGGAGGTTGTTAAGCTCTGCTCAGAAGATCCTACACAGGGAAGTGATGTTGGAGAATTATAGCCACCTGATATCATTAGGTAAGTATGACGTCCCTTAGCACTAAAATTTGTCCCACATGATATTTTTCATGTGTCATGAGAAATTATTCTTTTGGGTTGCACTTAAAAATAGTGATTtaccttttttactttattagtaAATATAGATTTAATAGAGTTGAAGCAGATAGCTTGATTTACTCATATTATGTATGATATCACTCATGCATTTCCAGGCCTCTTTCCCAAGGCTTTGCTCTCTTTTTACTTTATCTTTAGTATGATTCATTTCTGGAACTGCCTTTCCTCACTCAGCTTTTCTACTTTGAATAATTAACTATCATAGGTCTTTTGTAACCTTGTGAGTTCTCATAATCAAGTATCTCCTTGTTTTCTTCTCTATGAACAGAAATTgcattttccaaacaaaaactcaTTACTCAGCTAGAGCAAGGGGAAGAGCCCTGGAGAGAGGTGAGAAAACATCTGCCGGACCTCTGTCCAGGTGAGTGTGAGCATGGGATAGATGCTTACATCTATCTAGCATACAGTTTGGCAGATAGAGAAGGAAGAG from Marmota flaviventris isolate mMarFla1 chromosome 18, mMarFla1.hap1, whole genome shotgun sequence includes:
- the LOC139702653 gene encoding zinc finger protein 169-like, whose amino-acid sequence is MATGLLRAKTEAFVVFRDVAVDFSQEEWRLLSSAQKILHREVMLENYSHLISLEIAFSKQKLITQLEQGEEPWREVRKHLPDLCPGVDGHNTMPLFLCGAEESEVTKLDLWCCRDKRSKAPKIAGNSFIWLQPGSEGTAL